From the Salarias fasciatus chromosome 5, fSalaFa1.1, whole genome shotgun sequence genome, the window TGAACAGATTAAACCAAGTAAATCATAAAATAGTAGTGctttcagttttaatcgcattgatcgcaatttaatcgcactgatcgcaattaatcgtgattaattcatggagaactgtcagcaattaacttttttaaagttgagattaattgcaatgaagaatctaatcctcataaatcagtcccaatgtcaggaaaaaacactattattatcctctagttcttttctttgacccaattggcagacctcaatggattaatcgcgattaaaattgacagcactataAAATAGTcaactttttaaattttctcAGCAGTTATATATAGCTAAACAGTCAGAACTATAGTGCCAATAAAACTAGCTGGTCTCACCTGGGCACTCTGCACTTGTGGGGACTGAATGACTGATGACTGTGCAGACTGGATCACCCCTTGAACCTGAAACTGACCCCCCGGCAGTTGTACAACCGCAACAGAAGAACCTCCAAGTGACAtctaaaaagttaaaaatcaatattaaaTTGACAAAGTACTGTTTATTAAGCATTAAAACACAATTCAGGTTCTGTCAACatgaaaagaacaacaaaattcTGATATTATTGAAAGCAAATTGAtacaacaagaacaagaaataCACTTATACACATTTAGACTGTCCCTGTCTTGTGTATTTAAAAGAATACTATGTAGTGTTCAGTGTTCCTTGTGAAcaaaaaattgaataaaaattaaattcatgtttcatttattcCTGAAACGTTGACATCAAAGCCATTTTATCACTGCTCCTCATGCTCTGGTTACTTTGGAAAACCAACactgatatttcattttcaattgTACAATATTATACTTAATCAGATTGAACATAATTAGGATCATAGTAATGTACATGTGATTTCATTCATACTGCAATGTGCAATGACGTGTGTCGTTTTGAGTTCATACGAGGTGAAAGCAGTGGCCTACTCAGATGCTTTGTCCTGGAATGTCAGGTCACCTAGTGACATATACCgaaaatacaaattaaataaaattgtaaGTTAACTGGTACTTGAACAAAATCAACAAGAACATTTTTTGTCTGAGGATTGCATATAACATTATGTAGCTGTACTGACAGGTCAACTGGAGACTTGTGTTTTTTAGTATGTAATTATGTAAGCACTACTCTGATAAAGATTTTCGTGGTACTGAGAAATCAGGGTTTCTGTTGGGCTATCTGAGAACAGAGTGCATGGTAGTAGAAACAGCCGGTGACTCAgtggcctgtttttttttccatagtaACAGAAGAAACAATTCAActccatcttttattttttcacagcGTTTAACAACCTGTGGCCGCATTATCAACTCCGCTGTGGCCTCCCGATTATTTATTATCAATAACCACTGATGGCGATCACTGTCAAACATGAACGCCATTAAATCACAGATTATTCAAGCGAACAACTGTTTCTTCAAAAGTCTAAAACGGACATGGCAACGAAGAGGCAACTTCCTCTTTGGTTCAGCCGCATTAGCCAACACAACTAACGTTAACGTGTAATTACGAAACACTGCTCGGCAAACAGTGAATTCTGTTTCATTTCTGTCGGTTATCGTTTTAAGTGCGACATTTAAACAGTGCGCGGCTACTTGTTGCAAAACGAGTCGATCAGAAGTTGGAACGAAAAACGCTCCGTTCGAATTCGAACGCTGGTTAAAGGTTCAGTAAAACTGGAGGCGAAACCCCGTTTAAAACGCGAAAAAACCCTCCGTTTCTGAGCCGCGCGCGAGACAAGTTTCGTTTCACCGATTCACGGGACGGACGAGCTTTTGTCTCAATGAGCAAATATGTGCAACTCTGTCACTGGCACGCAAGTTACCGCGTCAATAGACGTCAGCGATACGGGGAGCCATTAAGCTAACTACACCTTCCCTTTTCGTAAAGCGGCGAGGAGTTGACGGAGCAGGAGCTGCCGCCGCCATTACCGCCACAGCGGAGCGGACGGGCGGACGGGCGCAAAATTAACGCTGGCCTCAGCCATTATTTACCTTTCCAAACGCCGCGCAAGTGCTCCCGTTCACAGCGTGGACTTCGTGCAACTCGTGTATGAACTTTCAGTCGGGGAGCGGCCAGAGAAAAGTTACTTAGCAgcagtggctaacagctaaaaacacaaagatgtcagtttaaaaaaaaaaagagctgaccGCTTTTTCTCCAAAGGAAATGGGCGGAGCTTATATTGAACAGCTCATGACGCAACCGGGCTATTACGCGTTCTGATTGGTGGGAAAAgtttgataaaagaaaaaagaacttcACTTTCCTGGACTGTTTATTTCCAAACCTTGATTGTTTGGAATCATTTGCTGTTCCTGTGGTCTGTGTTGTGTACAGTGCACTGTTCTGTGTTAACAGTAAGTCAATAAATATGCAGAGACCTGAAATGATTAAATGCCTTTGTTTATTCTGTATTACTCATACATAAAGTATAAAACAAAgtacaacaaacaaaaatagaaaataagtgaaaaaaaaaattggactGGGTGTACCACctagatttttatttatttttaaccatGTGAGTTAAAATGCCTTCTGAGCATCAGATATTTATCAGTGGGCCACACCCTCTCAGAGTTAGATTACTTTTcaacaaataattaaaacacaACATACTAAAAGTGCATACGCAAAATAATGACAGAACTCAAGAGAAATGAATAGTTGTAAGAACACTACTGGTTAAATTTGATCAGTCCTGTTTTAATTGTTACAAAAATGTATACGCCTCGTGTTTATTTGTCCAGACTGTGCAAGCTTTGAAATTAAATTGCACTGTCGTTGGGATTGCATAGTGTGTAAGAGttttgacagagaaaaagagtGGAAACCAGAGGAAGCCCTTGTAGACTTCCAAGCAAAGCAGGCAGATGGCAGATGGACACCGGTTGCCAGTCCCCCCGTCTTTATGCTTGTTCGCTTTGCAGTAAATACAAGGAGATTCATTCTGACAAGTGCCTACATTTTACGGGTACTATTCACAGATTGCACCAAGGGACCGCCCGGTCCTTCCCTGTGTTATGAGTTTTGTTCCCTGAATATACAGTTTCTTACATATTTATCTCACCTGCTTCTGCCTTGAGATGAGCTGTGTCACAAGCCAATTTCCTCCTGTGCTCGGCTGAGTCATGCAAACATTCTGCTGCAAATGTAGGATGCAATGTTAAAGCTAAGATGAAGAGCTATTGGTATTCTTTCAGTGTGGAATAGACACTGGGAAAAAACCCAAATATCAATCTGAGTGATCTGTCAAATTAATCCCACTTCTAATGTAACATTAAAAGTGAGAATTTTAAGTCCACACAGCAGTTATCTACTGTAAGTACCAGTAGTGCAAAGTGCATTAATTCAACAATGATAATTCCTGCATACCATGGATGGTTAAAAGATCTTTCTGGAACTGTGTTTGGCATGACTGAATGTTATAATGGGAGAACTGTAAAAGTCTAAATACAACAATAAACTATTTACATGTTGAACATTAGGGGTTCATCACTGAAATACAGTATTATCCAGTACAAAGAAGCAAATCATTATGGCAAGGAGCACAGGGAAAGCACAAGATCTCAGGAAATCAAATACAGTCTACAAATACATCTTGATGCAAATCTAATGTTTTtacccttttctttttcacacatTATTTGTCTTTGCCGGTCGAAGATGTTTCAAATGTGGCTCAGCTTTGCATTCACAAGTGCGTCGAAGTCCAGTGATTGAATACAGAAAGTAATCCAGATACACAATGCCTCGCCTCTACTAACTACAATACCAACAACAAAGCTTTTGGAGCTCAAAGGAATTATTTACAGAGttgcacaaagacaaaaacacagttgaGACTTTGAGTGCCGAGAGGAAAAAAGGGCCAGACTCTTCATCGCTTGCTCTGTTACATAACACAAAACTGAGAGGGTCATGATCGCTCCGCGAGACGACATACGTACAGTGGTGATGGAATAGATGAACAGCTGTGGacctcctttttattttttaacaaaataaccTCCCCTGAAAACAGTCGTTGTATTGGTTTTAACCTTCTCCAccgacactttttttttaatagtggCCAATAGAAAAGGTTTCTGGTATTAACAGTGATAGCCCTCCAAATAAACTCTCAAAGCTCATCAAACTTAGCGTCATATATGCTCCTGAACCATTAGTTATAATGCCTCATTGttataataaaatagaatttttttttttgagaaagtgCAACGTTACATCTAACCTGACTAACAATGCTTTTATTAGTTATCTTTATTCATCGCTATGTAGATATTATCCCAAACACAAAAGTACTTTCAGAACTGTTAAATTCGTATTTACAATCTCCTCTCTGCTACTGTTATCATCTCCCAGCTCAGTTCACTATCCAGAAACCAACAACTGGGAGAAGGTGAGACAAGCCTTTATACAtttatacaaataaaaacatctatACATTAACGTTACAGTATCGAAAATACAAGGAGGCCCTCATAGGTACAGTACAGAATATGGCCTCTTTCCTTTAGTACTATGATCCCTTTGGGTATCTGTTAGGATTTCCACCACTAGTCAAACCCAATGCAGAATAACCAGCCATAATTAGGAAATATATTACAAATTATAAGATAGGAATGTATGGCTGAAGTTTTATAAGGCAGGAAATGTTATATTAGGGTAGGAAAATCTTTTTGGCGTCATtatcaagggaaaaaaaactatcttTCGAAGCAAGACATGCCGACTGAGGCCATCTGTTCATCCctaagttgtaaaaaaaaaaaaaaaaaaaaaaaaaagaccagggCACAAGCATCTGTGTGCGTTTGTTTGAAAGCTGCtcataaaaaatatttcaagttGTTGATTTAAGGTTTGTAACTGTGCAGACAGACAAGGTGACGTGTTTGTGGTCGTTATAGTGTAATAGCAGGGGCCTTCACAAAGACCTTATTATCCTATTTATTACAAAGTCGTCCAGTTATAGGTGCTATTTTGCCCTTTTATCAAAAAAGTGCAGCAGGGATTTTGCTTTTCTCTCCAATATGCGGTATTGCATTTCACATCTGTCCCATTTTAAACATCTTATCtataaaaacacagtgaacaaCTCCGAACATGGCAGATCCAATCACAGACATGCAGTGGCGAAGATATGCTGGTGTCACACAGGGCTCGGTGTTAGTACATGTGGCTCATGCTTTTTAACTTCACTCCCTCAGTCAAGGCTGGATGAATGTGCAGAAGACTGCGGACGGCGATGTCACGAAGCCCACAGAACCTCGCGCCGCTCACATGTTGTAAGCGACATAGATGGGATCCAGCTGGTCGGCCAGGAAGGAGTCGCGCAGATGCATGCGCTGCTTCTCCCCCCTGGAGTTGATGGGTATCACCCCCGGGTCCACGATCACCACCACACCCACGATGAGGTGGTGCTCCTCCAGGACCACGTTGGTTATCAGAGGCACCAGGTCCAGCGCGTCCTGCTCCGAGCCGCACAGCTCCgacaccaccaccagcaggttggtccatgtaaacacagcactgcgaggagaggagagagacgcaGAGTCCCACAGAGAGACCCGGTTAGCGGTGGCAGAGTgaaaggtcaggggtcacacaGGTGGAAGCTGAGTAGTTAAGAGTAGTTAGTTTTGACTTTATAAAACTGTATATATCCACAAATTCACTCACTTTATCTGAattatatccttttttttttaaaaaaaaaaatggccgctgATAATCTGCTGTAAGCTGAGATGTCAAAAGTGGAATATTACAAAGAACAAGTGTTGGGTGAGTCAGGTAATTTGCTTCAGATATTAGAAACATCCCCCACCTCTCAGCAATACTTCGGTGAGCTCGTGACACCGACGTTTCGATGTCGGTGGGATGGTAGCGCAAACCTCGCAGCTCCAAAGTCTCGTCCAGCGAGCCCACCACAAAGAGAGCGTCGTGGCGGTCTGGGCACAGGAGCACAGGGGATGTAAATTAAGTCAAGGGAAAAGTTAATCGGCCTCCTGTCGGACAACAAATGATAAAAGAGACGCAATAGATTTAAGAGCTTATTCACCTCCACTAGCGTCTAACAGCTCGGTCCTCTTCACGAAGCCCAGGTATCCGGTTCTGGCCCATAAGGTCTGCGGGTCCCCGAAGCTGAGCTTGGTGTTGAAGTGATCCGCCTGAAGACTCTCCTCTCCGTAGATGGTGTAGTAGCCACTGGCATTATGGGGGCTGTTGACCCAGATCTGACagacagaggaacacacacacacgcttttgTTTTGCTGGAGTCCCActgtgaggaggagtgtgtgttgttgttgtgttctcTCTTTCACCTCTCCAAGGTGAGAATCTCCGAGTGGGCCTCTGGTCTCTGGATTGACGATGATCACCCGAACACCTGGCAggatctgaaacacacaaataacCTGAATCCAGAGACACTGCGGGATAAACTagtaaaatatatttaactACACAATTCAGACACTGGATGTGAATACGTCTGAGGTTTCCCACCTTTCCTGACTCCATTAGAGGAAGACTCTGCGGGGCTCCTCTCTCCACCAGCCTCACTCTGAACGAACAAAAccacagataaaaaaaatttgtgaaaatattccAAATGAACGCTCAAATTACTGCATATATACAACATGTTGGTTCTGTTTATGATGTGATACATCTGCCTGGTATCGATGGCTGTTTTGTTTAGACTTCATCAGACCTCACAGAGTTCAAAGACTGATGTGTTCTCACCTGTCGTGACGCAGAGACTTCATGTCCACGTACACAGTGCACGGGTCCGGGCCGGTGGTGCCCTACAACACACAGAACGGCCGTTACTGGCTCCCACTGCAGGAATAAACCCAAGAGTGTTTCTCAGAGAGGCCGAGTGGGAGTACCTGCAGGCACACGGCCAGGTTCACCCTGGAGCCAAACGCGGTGCTGACGGCTCTGGACGAAAGCCCCAAGTCCTTAAACAGCTTGGAGAAGGAGTGTGAGAGGGCGAGGCGAGGGCGTTCCTCCGCGATCACCACACAGCTTCGCACGCACGACAGGTTCACACCGCGGGCCTGCAacgcgcccacacacacacacacaacacacacacacacacacagcggcgaTCAAACGCGTGGCTCACTGATTCATGCTTCTCTGTCGGTACGCGGAGTTCTCACCTTAAGAAGCTCGGTCTGTGTGCCCAGGCCTTTGGTGCAGAGCTCCATGACGGAGTAGGAGCAGAAGGTGTCTCTGATGCGGTACTGGCTGAGCGTGCTGAGCCACAGAGACAAGCAGCTCTCCAGCTCGAAGGGGGGAATCaggatggactggtgacctgagTAAACACTGCGAGGCCACAGAGATGAGGAGAAGGGGTcagtgcagcagagcaggagaaggCCGGAGACGCAGACTTCAGGCGGTTTACTGCACCTTGCGAGGCACCACAGCACGAAGCCCAGGCCGCAGTATGGATCCAGGCAGATGGCGATTTGGCGGGAGGAGTACAGCTCGCACTGAAGCTTTATGGAGCGACACAGTGCGCTGACCGCTGCGTGAGAGATCTggataaaaaatgaaaacattcagaatgTATTTTCTGGCAAGTTCGCCATAAATGGCTGCCAGTCGAAGTTTTCCAAAACCTCATTATTGCTTAATTAAGGTTAGTGTTTAAGTTCTCTATAATTAATGTCTGATTTGAGCTTTTTGGGAACAGGAAAGCTTGGCGGGTGTCACCTTGACACCGGTCAGCATGCCTGTAGTGGACACACTGAAGTCCAGATAGGCGATCATCTCTGCTGTGGGCGGCTTGTAGATCTGTGGAGGTCGGCGGCGAGGAAGGTCGTCTGAaaatgagagcagagcaggtttTACAGGAAACAAGAGCATTACAGAATTATAACCAACAATActgcacaaaaaataaatttatgggttttttttttgctcattatCTCATGTTGAGACAAGTTTCCAAAGCACTGACAAATTTACTGTTGGGCAGTTCTAATAAATAGCGGACTTCTTCTTCCAAACAGTTCACAATAAATGACACGAGCGTTTCCGACAGAACTGTCCACTTTATACAgcatcattacacacacaaacacacacacacacacacacacacacacacacacacacacacacacacacacacacacacacacacacacacacacacacacacacacacacacacacacacacacacacacacacacactgtgctgacTGCCCCTCAGTGCTAATGAGCCTTTTGGACTGTTCTGAATTTGCCTCCTGATAAATTCAGTAACTGGAAACAAAGTGAACTTAGTTCAGAGGacagttttctttgaatttcaaAGGTACAAAACATATTATTTATGTTTAATATAACCTGAAAAATTAGACAAAAAAGTCCTGAAATCAGGACATAGTCCTGGTTTGCGATGTGCTGCTGGTTTTAACTACAACCTGCCCCAGCCTGTTTAATCCAGCAATACATGTTTGCACCACAAGAGGGtgtattgaaaaaaaggatgagGAATAAAATGTATCTGTGCAGCACTGGACCTCAACATATATCATGGAGTGTTCATTTTACACAGCACAGTTTGATCTGAAAAGGTCTGGATCATTAAATAATTCCataataatatataaaaaaCTGCAACTGCACAGAGGATTTTTATTCTaccatttacattttcagacagaaaacatttgGCCAGTGAATACAAGTTAGTACCACTGTCACATATGGTCAGGATTCTTACCTGTGTCGATGATGGTCGGCCAGGTTTTGATGTTCACAGAGGCAGCAGCCTCTTTGGAGCGCAGGGTCCTCATGAGGTTTTGCGTCGTCAGGATACAAGCAGCTTTACTGACCTGGTGACGAACCACGAGCATCAATCATGTGAATATGAGGGCCGGCTATAAAGTATATCAAGGTAATATCGGCAAATTTTCATGTCAAAGTATTAATATCAAATGTGCTGCAAAGAATAAATCAAAGACCGAATGAGAACCTGCAGAAAAACCTcttaaaaaaagattcaaacagACAATATTGTGAAAAAACGAGCTCCTGCTTACATCAATGATCATGCGGACAGTGGGCAGCGTGGCTGCCAGGTTCTGAGGGTGCGGAGGCCTGACGTTCACGGGCACACACCCAGCGTAGAGACATCCGTAGAAGGCAGCGATCAAATCAATGCCTGAGAAAACACGGAGCGGCAGAGATCGGCatgagaggagaaggagaagcatcAGGGTGGATTTCTGTGTTTGCGGCGGTGAACCCACCCGGAGGGTAGAGCAGCACCACGTTCTCTCCGGTGTTGATGCTTCCTTTCTCCATGAGCGCCGCCGCTATCTTCTCTGCTCGCTTGTGAAGCTGGACGCAGGTCGCCGTGCCGACTGTTACCCCCTGACGGACGAGACGGAGGAACAGAACGCCGATAAGCACATCTGGACACTCGTTCACTGCTTTTAGAAATGCGTGAGAGAATAGAGAATAGAACAGAAGGTACCTTTGCGTTGAGGAGAACGTAGAGGACGTGGTCGGGGTCGGTCTGTGCCCTCCACTGGAGAGCTTCTGTCAAATACTGATGCTGTTTAttaaaatagacaaaaaaaaaaaaagtagaagcATGAACTAAAAACACCAAGAAGCGAACATTATTACAAACACATCCACGGGGGGCAAATACAGGAAGATGTGTTACGCTGATGGAACATCTTAACTCTAATAAAcctgaataataaaaaaaaagctctgctTAGAGATGCGCACTTTCATAAATAGCCGTCTTGAATAAATTACCGTTTGCCAATAAGCAAGCAACTGATGGAACACACTATGAGCCAATCCAGCTCTTAAAGTAATGGACAATAACTTAAAATGTGAAAGGTCCATCCGCAGATAAACAAGGGAGGCAGGAAGTGCATCACTAACAAAATTAAACTTGAAAACATGCACTTATGTTGCTTATATAGAAATGTAGCACAAGCACATAAATTAAAACCACAATACAGCGATTACAGCATGATCACAGTCAACACGGGTGTGGGGAACATGCCAGCCAGGCCGTCGCTCTTACCATCACAGTGGGCCACATACAGAGCTAAATCCAGGGACAGACGAgagcacagagagaggagagtccACAGGTTTCTATGAAACTGAGCTCCAGTTGAGCTTCTACCGCTGTGACCACAGCGGCAGGGGACAATCATCACATCTCACTATCTACCATCGTAACACACACGCCGAGAATACACTTTAAAAGGTATCAGGTTCAGTTAGTGGCTCGAAAGTTGCAAACCGATTATCAGAAACGTTGACTACCTTTCGGACGAGGTCCTGGTCCTCGATCATGCCGAGGTCCCTCCCAGCCGCCTGGGCGATCCTCTTCCCTGCCACCAGGTTGCCCACCATGACCGACGCAGGGCCCACGCCGACTGCCAGAGGAAACACTCAGTTCAGTCACTCCTGACCAACATGTTGTAGCCATAAAAATAAACCACGATTTGGTTGTAAaattttatataaatattaataatgacAGTTATCTGACTGAAACGCAGAGTTATAGTTTGGTCAACGCTTtcgagcgtgtgtgcgtgtgtgtgtgtgtgtcagactcacCTGGCTGCTTCTGGCGGGGCTTGGGCAGGTTGGTGACACAGGTGTGGGGGCACATCAGGATGTTACAGGGGTGCAGGCTGCCGTCCAGGAAGAACTGCTTGGTGTCGGAGATGTGGATGCCCCCCAGCGGCGTCTTGGGTAGAGTGTTGGCCGGGACCAGAGCCAGGCAGTAGAGGCCCACCTGGTGGATGCTGTCGATGGCCtgcaggagaaaacaaacatttcatttgagaTTTAATGATATTTATGAGTGCATAAAAGATTCTTTTAATAGGAAGCATGAAAAACACAcgaaggaggacgaggaggtgaTTTACCTGCAGCACTCGGCTCATCCACTGGAAGCTGTCTTCCTCGCTGGCGTCGGGCCTCTGCTCTGCCACGATCACCACCCTCTCATCGTAGAACACGgtgactgaaaacacagcgaTCCTGACCagcacaagcaaacacacattaTTCTTTTGTTAATCGCTCATCTGCTTCTAGCTTCACGTTCAGCTTCATGCCTGCTGCGTGTTTGTTGGAACATTTGCTGTGATTAAATCAGGATTCACGCTTAAAGAGGAAGTGGCCTCACCTTCCACGGTACACGGTCTTGACCGGCTCCACGGCCAGGGCGGTGGCCACCAGGTCGTCGGCGTTGTGCCTCCGCCCGCTCACCATCAGCAGACCCTCGATCTTCCCCACCACAAAGATCAAACTGCCCTgtaagggagggggagggggcacAATGCAGAAAGGTCACCATGCTGGAGGTGAGAGGAGAGCGAGTCGATCTCGCTCTGAAGAGACGGTCCGACTCACCGGGCCAACGAACCCCAGGAGTCCCGACCGTACGAAGGGGATCTCTCCGATGGGGACTCCGTTAGCGTTGACAGGGATGACCTGAACACAGACACGGGCAAAAGACAGAAGAGGTTAGAGGAAGAAGGTAGTGTGTGTCGTATACGAGGGGTTTCCCTCTGCTTCCACACCTCGAAGGTGTTCTTGGTGAGTCCGGGGAGGCCGTAGTACATGGTGCCTCCAGCACGGGAGTTGATGATTATCTCTCCTATCTCGTCTGTTTTGCACAGCTGTGGCGGACCGTCAGGCCGAACGATGCACATCAGAGctggaaaaaacacaacagcaacgtACAAAATGAGGAAAGTGACACTGAAGTTGCATTTAACATGTTGGTCCACTTTGAATATAGTATTAAAAGAGCTGAGACTTGCATGCTTTTTGGCACCAAAGCGTCAAAGTCTCGATTCTTTCCCGGCAGCAAATTGATGCCAttttgtttctgatgttttcttttttcaacccATGTGTCTCACCTCCAGGCATGACGTGTCCCACATCTTGCACAGTCAGGGCCGAGTTCTTGTCCTCCGTGTTGACCCTGATGACGCCGTGACTCAGACCCCCCATGGAGAGGATGGCTCGGGCGGGGAGGGGCGCCCCCGGGACTCCCGGCCTGCACACAGACGTCAGGCGTGTGTGAGCCATTTGCCTCCTCCATCAACCCAACTGCACCAGCAccgccatgtttttttttttttttttcccttctcagTCATTTGTGAAGGAGTTCGGTGGaacttttcagtaaaatacCTGCGAATAGCGACGGTCATGGCCTCGGGAGAGGTGGCGCAGGGACAGATGACCTCGGGCTTCAGCCCGTGAGACTGAAAGACGTTCAGGAAGGCATCGCAGGAGGACACCGACCCTGGACAGCCAGACACCGGCGGTTGAATACGTGTAATCTTTAAAGACACATCATGCTGGAGGACCACGCAGTACTCACAGGGGTTAGCACCATCTGCTACAATGAGCATCCGAAGTGAAGCCAGGCTGGTGTCTCTCTGGTCTCGATGGGCCATCATGGCCCAGTGCAGATCGCGGCACTTTACCAGAGCCACACGAGCTGCAACACAAGGAAGGAACCCATCATGTATCAAACACTGAAGTACTTTAAATGTGTCAATAGAAGCCAAGTCGAAAGGTCAGCAAGAACCACCTTTATGGATGTGAACCCTCTGAACCCAGGAGAGAGGACAGGCCTTCATGACGGCATAGGGAACGCTGATGGTGTGTATCCTGTTCATGACGGCctgcaaaacaaccacaaatgtTCAATATCAGGCTTGAGAAATTATAGGATAAAAGCAAGTTATCCTAACGT encodes:
- the dip2bb gene encoding disco-interacting protein 2 homolog B-A isoform X3 — encoded protein: MADRGVDLSALPKEVRDQLAELDLELSEGDITQKGYEKKRTKLLAPYIIQAPAPPPQNDVRPPAPSSSSHAAPPSSSSRYRERRSRRTHRSGGTRDDRYRSDIHTEAVQAALAKHKQEKMALPMPTKRRSTYVQSPINTRTPPDSSSGSEDESSARRQSSVAAPPPSHLQSPETWANRSAQGSSTSSSASSTLSHGEAKPGQGQPQPQPQYKPQYQPLYQPHHQPQYQPQHPPQNPPQHPPQHPNQHPPQQSRAAAVTDMLAQSRIAPSENSAPPPDVTAVAPPSRGPRVDLPSNAVVRGMSRGQSRSSMMETADGVPVNSRVSTKIQQLLNTLKRPKRPPLSEFFTDDSEEIVEVPEPDPNTPKPEGRQIIPVKGEPLGVVSNWPPALQAALARWGATQGKSPALTALDITGKPLYTLTYGKLWSRSVKLAYTLLNKLGTKNEQILKPGDRVALVYPNSDPGMFWVAFYGCLLAEVIPVPIEVPLSRKDAGISQVGFLLGSCGVGLALTSEICLKGLPKTPTGEIMQYKGWPRLKWVITDSKYLTKPSKDWQPHIPTANTDPAYIEYKASKEGTVVGVAVSKVAMLTHCQALTQACNYCEGETLVNVLDFKKEMGLWHGVLTAVMNRIHTISVPYAVMKACPLSWVQRVHIHKARVALVKCRDLHWAMMAHRDQRDTSLASLRMLIVADGANPWSVSSCDAFLNVFQSHGLKPEVICPCATSPEAMTVAIRRPGVPGAPLPARAILSMGGLSHGVIRVNTEDKNSALTVQDVGHVMPGALMCIVRPDGPPQLCKTDEIGEIIINSRAGGTMYYGLPGLTKNTFEVIPVNANGVPIGEIPFVRSGLLGFVGPGSLIFVVGKIEGLLMVSGRRHNADDLVATALAVEPVKTVYRGRIAVFSVTVFYDERVVIVAEQRPDASEEDSFQWMSRVLQAIDSIHQVGLYCLALVPANTLPKTPLGGIHISDTKQFFLDGSLHPCNILMCPHTCVTNLPKPRQKQPVGVGPASVMVGNLVAGKRIAQAAGRDLGMIEDQDLVRKLCMWPTVMHQYLTEALQWRAQTDPDHVLYVLLNAKGVTVGTATCVQLHKRAEKIAAALMEKGSINTGENVVLLYPPGIDLIAAFYGCLYAGCVPVNVRPPHPQNLAATLPTVRMIIDVSKAACILTTQNLMRTLRSKEAAASVNIKTWPTIIDTDDLPRRRPPQIYKPPTAEMIAYLDFSVSTTGMLTGVKISHAAVSALCRSIKLQCELYSSRQIAICLDPYCGLGFVLWCLASVYSGHQSILIPPFELESCLSLWLSTLSQYRIRDTFCSYSVMELCTKGLGTQTELLKARGVNLSCVRSCVVIAEERPRLALSHSFSKLFKDLGLSSRAVSTAFGSRVNLAVCLQGTTGPDPCTVYVDMKSLRHDRVRLVERGAPQSLPLMESGKILPGVRVIIVNPETRGPLGDSHLGEIWVNSPHNASGYYTIYGEESLQADHFNTKLSFGDPQTLWARTGYLGFVKRTELLDASGDRHDALFVVGSLDETLELRGLRYHPTDIETSVSRAHRSIAESAVFTWTNLLVVVSELCGSEQDALDLVPLITNVVLEEHHLIVGVVVIVDPGVIPINSRGEKQRMHLRDSFLADQLDPIYVAYNM